In Tumebacillus amylolyticus, the sequence GTGGGTAATCCCCTTCGATTGATACGTCATGTTGCCCTCATGGAAGTGCTCCAAGAGCCGCCCGTTGTTCAAATGCAAGTCGTACTCCTCATTCGGTTGGAACATCGGATCGTGCAAGTCCAGCGGGTACAGCCTGGCCCGACCGTCCGCAAATGCGAACTTCTCTTTGTACAAAAGCGGCGTGTCCGTTCCGTCCGCCGCTACCGGCCAGACCAGCGAGTTCCAATCCACCAGTCGCTCGTAGTCGACCCCGGCAAAAACCGGCGCAAGGCTTGCCGCTTCCGCCATAATCTCGCTTGGATGTTCGTACTTCCAATTCGCACCGAAACGGTTGGCGACCAGTTGGATGATCTCCCAGTCCGGTTTTGAATCGCCAAGCGGGTTGAGCGCTTTGTAAAAGCGTTGGATGCGGCGTTCGGTGTTGGTGAAGGTGCCTTCCTTTTCAAGGCTTGGCGCGGCGGGCAGCACGACATCCGCGTATTGCGCCGTGCGGGAGAAGAAGATGTCCTGTACCACGAAGAAGTCCAGTTTTTCAAACGCGTTCTCCACATGGTTGGAGTTGGAATCCACGAGGCTCATCTCTTCGCCGAACAGGTACATCGCCTTCAACTTGCCGTTGAAGATGCCTTCGATCATCTGGTGGTTGTTCAACCCCGGCTTCTCCGGCAGTTTCACGCCCCATGCTTTTTCATACTTGGCGCGAATTTTGTCATCCTCCACCGCTTCGTAGCCCGGCATCCAAGCGGGCATCGTGCCGAAGTCGCACGCGCCTTGGACGTTGTTGTGCCCGCGCAACGGGTACGCTCCGGCGTTCGGACGACCGAAGTTGCCCGTAACCAGCAGCAAGTTGCCGATCGCCGTCGAGGTGTCTGTCCCCATCGAATGCTGGGTGACGCCCATCGCCCAGAGGATGCAGGTGCCGTCCGCTTCGTGGATCATCGTGGCGATTTGGACGAGTTGTTCACGGGTCATGCCCGTTTTTTCAACGGCGAATTCCAACGTGTAGGGCGCGAGGGACGCGACGTACTGTTCAAAACCGTTGACGCGGTCGAGGATGAACTTCTCGTCGTGCCAGCCTTGGTCGATGATGTACTTGGTCACCGCCGAGAGCCAGATGAGGTCGGTGCCGGGGTTCGGACGGATGAAGACGTCGGCGCGTTCGCCCAACTCGTGCTTGCGAAGGTCGACGACCAACAGCTTCTGTCCGCGGAGCTTGTGTGAACGTTTGATGCGGGTCGCGAGAACCGGATGTGACTCCGCCGGGTTCGCTCCGACGACGATGATCAACTCGGCTCCTGCGATGTCTTGGATCGTCCCGGCATCGCCGCCGATGCCGACCGTTCGCATCAGGCCCGCCGTGGCGGGAGATTGGCAGTAGCGCGAGCAGTTGTCGATGTTGTTCGAGCCCATGATGGCACGGGCGAATTTTTGGAAGATGTAGTTCTCCTCGTTGGAGCACTTCGAAGACGCGATGTACCCGATGGAATCTGCGCCGTACTTGTCTTTGACCGCGCCGAGCTTCTCGTGGATCAAGTCGAGCGCTTCGTCCCAAGTCGCTTCCACGAACTTGTCCCCGCGACGGATCAACGGCTTGGTCAAGCGCTCCTCGGAGTTGACGAAATCCCAGCCGAACTTGCCTTTGACGCAGGTGGAAATCTGGTTGACCGGCGCTTCCTGCTGGGGTTCGATCTTGAGAATTTTGCGTCCCTTGGTCCAGACTTCAAACGAGCACCCGACGCCGCAGTAGGTGCAGACCGTCTTGGTTCGTTTGATTCGCGAGTCGCGCATCGCCGACTCGACTTCGGAGATCGCAAAAATTTCTTGATACCCCGGCTCCACCGCTTTGGTCAGATCGATCATCGGAAGCAAGAGGTCGCTCGGGATATTGGTGAGGTAGCCTGCCTCGCCGAGCATCGTTTTTTCCATCAGGGCGTTGCACGGGCAGACGGTGACGCAATGCCCGCATGAGACGCAAGACGATTGGTCGATCGGCGATCCCCCGTCCCAGAGCACGCGCGGATGGTCCATCGACCAGTCGATGGAAAGCGTCTCGTTGACCTGCAAGTCTTGGCAGGCTTCCACACATCGCCCGCAGAGAATGCACTGATCCGGCTCATAGCGGTAAAAAGGATGCGTGGTGTCCGGCGGGTACGGCTTCGGTTTGAACTCGTACTTCTGGTGTTCGACTTGCAAAAATTCCGCCGTGTTATGCACCGTGCAGTTTCCGTTGTTGTTATCGCAGACGGTGCAATAGAGCTCGTGGTTTTTCAAAATGCGTTGCATCGCTTCCGATTGCGCGTCTTGCGCACGTTGAGAGAGAGAGTCCACGACGAACCCCCGCTCCGCTTTCGTGCTGCAAGAACGCACCAGCTCGCCGTTGACCTCAACGAGGCACGTGTCACAAGATTGAATCGCGCCAAGGCTTGGGTGATAGCAAACATGCGGGAGGTAATACTCCTGCGCCTGCGCCGCTTCCAAGATGCTCTGCCCCGGTTGGAACGGGAATTCGCGGTCGTTGATGCGTATGGTTAGGTCCTGATCCTCCACGTTGGGAAACACCACCTTCAATAGGCTATATCTCCCAACAGTATCCGCGAAAAAGGAAAAAACCATCCGTAGTGGATGGTTTTTACTCCTGTTTCGGATTCGTCCGCAAGTACGCGAGGAAGTAAATCCCCGCGACAAAAATCGCCCCGCCGACGACGTTTCCTAAATAGACGGGGACAAAGTTAGTAAAAAACTGCCCCCACGTCGCCTGCCCCGCAAAAATCGCCGCCGGAATCAAAAACATATTGGCGACGATGTGCTGGAACCCGATCGCCACGAACCCCATGATTGGAAACCAGATGCCGAGAATCTTGCCGCTGACGTGCTCGGCGCTGTAGGAGAGCCAAACCCCCATGCAAACCAGCCAGTTGCATCCGATCCCGGAGACGAACGCCTGCAGAAAGTCTTCCTCCAACTTGGCCTGGGTGACGGCGACCGTTTTGGCGAGAAACGGCCCCGTCTCGGTCAGCCCGACGATGTGGCCGAAAAAGTACGCGACGAACAGTGCGCCGAGAAAGTTCGTCACCGTGATCCAGACCCAGTTGTACAGCACTCGACCGAACGAGATGCGGCGCGCAAACCAAGCCATCGGGACCGCCATGAGATTTCCTGTGATCAACTCTCCCCCGCCGATGAGGATCAAGATCAGACCGAGCGGAAACACCGCCGCGCCTAAAAAGCTGGCGAACGATCCCCACTCTTTGGGCACGTTTCCGACGACGCGGATGTCGAGCAGAAAGCCGATGGCGATAAACGCACCGCCCAAAAATCCGAGGACCGCCAACGTCAGCGGTGGAAGTTTCGCTTTGCGCTCTCCTGCTTCTGCGGCGAGTTCCGCCACTTCTTGCGGGGTATGGTAGGACATCTGCCAGCCTCCACTCAAGTTTTGCTTAGTATGAGCAGAAGACTAGATTTTTTCTCCAAAGCCGCGCAAAAATCCCAATCCCAGTGCCAGCGCTTTGTTCACCGCCGGGTCGCGCAGTGCTTTGACGAGGTCGAACAGACCGACTTTTTCGTTGCTCTCCAACACTTCGGCTGCCCGCTCCATCCCGTTGACGACACCGCCGACGACTTTTTTCGTGACGTCGGGGTTGAGTTGGCCGACCGCTCCGGCGACGGCCATCGCGTTGTTGATCGTCTGGGTGACAGACGGTTTGACCAATTGATCGACGGCGATCTTGGCAACTTGCTCGCGGGATTGGAGGAGAGCGGTGACCAGTTCCAACGCCCCGCTCTCGTGCAACTCCCGAACGAGCTTCAAGCTTTGTTGCAGAGCTTCTTGGTTGTCCGTCAGCGATTGGGTAAGTTCTTGCATCGCTTGCTGTTGACGCTCTTCGGGCGTCAGTTCCAGCTTACGAACGATTCGAATGGGTTTGGCCATGGATCACACCTCCGAGAAATTCCTGAGTCGCCTCATCGAGCGGGCGGTAATCGCCGCGCCGCCACTTGCGATGAACTTCAACCCCGCGCTGCGGGTTGCGCGTACCGAATCGCGAGTTGACGCGCGGCAACGGAGATTCACCACGCGGTCGCAAGACTTGCATCTTGACGTAGGTTTGCTTGTACGCCGGCGTATTCGTGCGCACGTCGCGATGCGATCCCG encodes:
- the fdhF gene encoding formate dehydrogenase subunit alpha, with protein sequence MEDQDLTIRINDREFPFQPGQSILEAAQAQEYYLPHVCYHPSLGAIQSCDTCLVEVNGELVRSCSTKAERGFVVDSLSQRAQDAQSEAMQRILKNHELYCTVCDNNNGNCTVHNTAEFLQVEHQKYEFKPKPYPPDTTHPFYRYEPDQCILCGRCVEACQDLQVNETLSIDWSMDHPRVLWDGGSPIDQSSCVSCGHCVTVCPCNALMEKTMLGEAGYLTNIPSDLLLPMIDLTKAVEPGYQEIFAISEVESAMRDSRIKRTKTVCTYCGVGCSFEVWTKGRKILKIEPQQEAPVNQISTCVKGKFGWDFVNSEERLTKPLIRRGDKFVEATWDEALDLIHEKLGAVKDKYGADSIGYIASSKCSNEENYIFQKFARAIMGSNNIDNCSRYCQSPATAGLMRTVGIGGDAGTIQDIAGAELIIVVGANPAESHPVLATRIKRSHKLRGQKLLVVDLRKHELGERADVFIRPNPGTDLIWLSAVTKYIIDQGWHDEKFILDRVNGFEQYVASLAPYTLEFAVEKTGMTREQLVQIATMIHEADGTCILWAMGVTQHSMGTDTSTAIGNLLLVTGNFGRPNAGAYPLRGHNNVQGACDFGTMPAWMPGYEAVEDDKIRAKYEKAWGVKLPEKPGLNNHQMIEGIFNGKLKAMYLFGEEMSLVDSNSNHVENAFEKLDFFVVQDIFFSRTAQYADVVLPAAPSLEKEGTFTNTERRIQRFYKALNPLGDSKPDWEIIQLVANRFGANWKYEHPSEIMAEAASLAPVFAGVDYERLVDWNSLVWPVAADGTDTPLLYKEKFAFADGRARLYPLDLHDPMFQPNEEYDLHLNNGRLLEHFHEGNMTYQSKGITHKVPREWLEVSPELAEERGLESGALVRLSSPYGHVKVRVQVTDTVRGKELYLTMNTRDPERAINRLTSSYHDKITHTPNYKEMHVKMEILEKNGEQPLPIHNHRFGHRTPQIGVRVEEKWKRDDYIPISDVIDGGEIHGQSHHTH
- a CDS encoding formate/nitrite transporter family protein, translated to MSYHTPQEVAELAAEAGERKAKLPPLTLAVLGFLGGAFIAIGFLLDIRVVGNVPKEWGSFASFLGAAVFPLGLILILIGGGELITGNLMAVPMAWFARRISFGRVLYNWVWITVTNFLGALFVAYFFGHIVGLTETGPFLAKTVAVTQAKLEEDFLQAFVSGIGCNWLVCMGVWLSYSAEHVSGKILGIWFPIMGFVAIGFQHIVANMFLIPAAIFAGQATWGQFFTNFVPVYLGNVVGGAIFVAGIYFLAYLRTNPKQE
- a CDS encoding DUF1641 domain-containing protein → MAKPIRIVRKLELTPEERQQQAMQELTQSLTDNQEALQQSLKLVRELHESGALELVTALLQSREQVAKIAVDQLVKPSVTQTINNAMAVAGAVGQLNPDVTKKVVGGVVNGMERAAEVLESNEKVGLFDLVKALRDPAVNKALALGLGFLRGFGEKI